One genomic window of Aethina tumida isolate Nest 87 chromosome 3, icAetTumi1.1, whole genome shotgun sequence includes the following:
- the LOC109604656 gene encoding centrosome-associated zinc finger protein CP190 isoform X4 has protein sequence MGENVKQVRVDNWGIFFLQRLQMFFSKTDYCDMTLQFEGNVQLKVHRLVMNACTEYFEYLEKSCPSLEDGVILMPSNLQADVIVPIVNFIYTGMLEFNMLTFDKLYRAADLMNLNVLTKLLDAQKVSAKKKNWPIQEKKVKPQLSPVAKELPSPLPGRKLPVWKRRVVPNPTPLPSPFSESKWNVSQDSMSAADNSPKPTRFEWPEDDLPSLSLMDTSFDDISYTSKPLLTQAEEIKASTSFDSIRNSASQSNVSASYNKSQLLSQSSIDMDEVKDYVKEQKIRNDLEILKQEVETERVEINNQSKRKQEVQNESLLKRLKIEKENKDNSTGSVSVTTKGTDVDHTKIVSEILKKYPHLVKKNKNIRLKIVSAGNKSGTSVEAKVTSNQNLQESERKTYGEKGKRTNAHVANRKKEGDVWVCNECDQLEFQMFYLYKKHMIDVHNQQFDINLCKYCGRKCNTQNVMMYHLFTKHGVKSPKAGSYPKCNKCPYIALSSASLARHKAEHGKQEVQCPVCGIAFVNNASLMRHIQITNHKGEKKLKESFDCQFCTKRYIHSEMNLLAHLRDRHLAEARRDGLVIIDDDDHDEEVNEQPEEEQEALLEDFMVPSQMMRHQSTEKVNIISNVKVPANQQQEPSSEAEALNNVATGIATSLGLVDIVVLDDNQQYILQQQQAQTTNTGQPEEFILPDLSGGGHGFTEQVITTQHSGVLPQAMLQSGAGSNDELVMVLTDHDYQDGQESAGHVDNSNIVVLYSHPVDGQQQYITSQGNLMVNSETGMLEIRNGGTIESDPNQPIESIEMIQREIAKTTSSSSSSSYYQPQECKTQLDSEESLANAAFEETVAAQNPTEEQQKEQMFASEVQQTEHLKQNEEQESENDKYHEVPEMDATDGSIPNNQITYEQMDIDEPQADLEHVQNPEEAQEEPTVESQVTEEKQEDEGQDVLPDTNPEQIALTDEECPKNIQEEQDLRPDEAVQQEDLNLSAPEVYEPEAMEVDGGGKDVPPALKMETFQNLRINTPTLPIPTVKPSKTTRWKKLLIKR, from the exons ATGGGTGAGAACGTGAAGCAAGTGAGGGTGGACAATTGGGGAATATTTTTTCTCCAAAGACTACAAATGTTCTTCAGTAAAACAGACTACTGCGATATGACCCTGCAGTTTGAGGGCAACGTTCAGTTGAAAGTGCACAGACTTGTGATGAATGCATGcacagaatattttgaatatttggagAAGTCTTGTCCATCATTGGAGGATGGTGTCATTTTGATGCCCAGTAATTTACAGGCAGATGTCATCGTACCCATTGTGAACTTTATTTACACTGGAATGCTTGAATTTAACATGCTCACATTTGATAAGTTGTACAGGGCTGCAGATTTgatgaatttaaatgttttgaccAAGCTGTTGGATGCCCAAAAGGTGTCtgctaaaaagaaaaattggcCTATTCAG GAAAAAAAAGTGAAACCACAGTTATCCCCAGTTGCAAAAGAATTACCCAGTCCACTTCCAGGTCGTAAATTGCCTGTATGGAAGCGACGAGTCGTCCCGAATCCGACGCCGTTGCCGTCTCCCTTTTCAGAAAGTAAATGGAACGTGTCCCAGGATTCTATGTCCGCCGCAGACAACAGTCCCAAACCTACACGTTTCGAATGGCCGGAGGACGACTTACCTTCGCTCAGCCTCATGGACACGAGTTTCGACGACATCTCGTACACCAGTAAACCGTTGCTCACACAAGCAGAGGAAATTAAGGCCAGCACGTCTTTCGACTCCATCAGAAACTCCGCTTCGCAGTCGAACGTCTCCGCAAGTTACAACAAGTCGCAGCTGTTGTCCCAGTCCAGCATTGACATGGACGAAGTCAAGGATTACGTGAAGGAGCAGAAAATCAGAAACGATTTGGAGATTTTAAAACAAGAG GTGGAGACTGAAAGGGTAGAAATCAACAACCAGTCAAAAAGGAAACAAGAGGTGCAAAACGAATCGCTACTGAAACGGCTAAAGATCGAAAAGGAGAACAAAGATAACAGTACAGGTTCAGTGAGCGTCACCACCAAAGGCACGGACGTAGACCACACGAAAATCGTGTCGGAGATATTGAAAAAGTATCCGCATCTCGTCAAGAAGAACAAGAACATCCGATTGAAGATCGTGTCGGCGGGAAACAAGTCCGGCACCTCAGTCGAAGCTAAAGTCACTTCTAATCAAAAC TTGCAGGAGTCCGAGAGGAAGACGTACGGGGAGAAGGGGAAGAGAACGAACGCCCACGTGGCGAACAGGAAGAAGGAGGGCGACGTTTGGGTGTGCAATGAATGCGACCAGTTGGAGTTCCAGATGTTCTACCTGTACAAGAAGCACATGATCGACGTCCACAATCAGCAGTTCGACATCAACCTGTGCAAATATTGCGGTCGGAAGTGCAACACGCAGAACGTCATGATGTACCATCTGTTCACCAAGCACGGCGTCAAGTCGCCCAAGGCCGGCAGTTATCCGAAGTGCAACAAGTGTCCGTACATCG CGTTGTCCAGTGCAAGTTTGGCCCGACACAAGGCCGAGCACGGCAAGCAGGAGGTGCAGTGTCCCGTGTGCGGCATCGCTTTCGTCAATAACGCCAGTCTGATGCGCCACATCCAAATCACCAATCACAAGGGCGAGAAGAAGCTGAAAGAAAGTTTCGACTGTCAGTTTTGCACCAAGAGGTACATCCATTCGGAGATGAATCTGTTGGCACATTTGCGGGACCGTCACTTGGCAGAGGCACGTAGGGACGGCTTGGTGATCATTGACGACGACGACCACGACGAGGAGGTCAACGAGCAGCCCGAGGAGGAGCAGGAGGCACTCTTGGAGGATTTTATGGTACCTTCGCAAATGATGCGTCACCAATCTACCGAGAAGGTGAACATAATTTCTAACGTTAAAGTGCCTGCCAACCAGCAGCAGGAGCCCAGTTCCGAGGCGGAAGCTCTCAACAACGTGGCGACGGGTATAGCAACGAGTCTGGGGCTCGTCGACATCGTCGTGCTGGACGACAACCAACAGTACATACTCCAGCAGCAACAGGCCCAAACGACGAACACGGGGCAACCGGAAGAGTTCATCCTTCCGGATTTGAGCGGTGGAGGTCACGGATTCACCGAGCAGGTCATAACCACGCAGCACAGCGGCGTCTTGCCGCAAGCGATGCTTCAGAGCGGCGCAGGATCCAACGACGAACTCGTCATGGTTTTAACGGACCACGACTATCAGGACGGTCAGGAGTCGGCCGGGCACGTCGACAATTCGAACATTGTCGTACTTTACAGCCATCCCGTCGACGGACAGCAACAGTACATTACATCTCAG ggAAATTTAATGGTCAATTCGGAAACGGGGATGTTGGAAATCCGCAACGGTGGAACGATAGAGTCTGATCCGAATCAGCCGATCGAATCCATCGAGATGATCCAGAGGGAGATCGCCAAGACCACGTCCTCCTCGTCCTCCTCCTCCTACTACCAGCCGCAAGAGTGCAAAACGCAGTTGGATTCCGAAGAAAGTCTGGCGAACGCCGCCTTCGAAGAGACGGTCGCAGCACAAAATCCCACCGAAGAGCAACAGAAAGAGCAGATGTTTGCCTCTGAAG TACAACAAACGGAGCACCTAAAACAGAACGAGGAACAGGAATCTGAAAACGACAAGTACCACGAGGTGCCAGAAATGGACGCCACCGACGGATCAATACCCAATAACCAGATCACCTATGAACAAATGGATATTGATGAGCCCCAAGCCGACCTGGAACACGTCCAGAACCCG GAAGAGGCACAAGAGGAACCCACTGTAGAAAGTCAAGTTACGGAAGAGAAACAAGAGGACGAAGGACAAGACGTGCTCCCCGATACGAATCCGGAGCAGATAGCCCTGACAGACGAAGAATGCCCAAAGAATATACAGGAAGAACAGGACTTACGACCGGACGAAGCTGTCCAACAGGAAGATCTCAACTTGTCCGCGCCGGAAGTTTACGAACCCGAGGCGATGGAAGTTGACGGTGGTGGGAAAG ATGTTCCGCCTGCTTTAAAGATGGAAACGTTTCAGAATCTACGGATCAACACCCCGACTCTGCCAATTCCGACGGTCAAACCATCAAAGACGACGAGGTGGAAGAAGCTGCTAATCAAGCGGTAG